A genome region from Trichoderma asperellum chromosome 7, complete sequence includes the following:
- a CDS encoding uncharacterized protein (EggNog:ENOG41~TransMembrane:2 (i78-99o127-149i)), giving the protein MANVLAKMVSKKILGESLQNKFGKEDPYFEQVPATRLDGRPTGKFKKRKKALPPGISEHDGQVLTKVKRRAYRLDMSLFNFLGIRFGWSSVIGLVPAAGDALDAFMAFMVYRTCCQVEGGLPTSVRIHMLINIILDFVVGLVPFLGDLADALFRANTRNAALLEEHLRQKGKKELRKSGQPIPTIDPSSAEEYDRIQREDPPEYQSNPPSRRESPSQYNDRHYKEPRAPDAARVRDDRGYLGRNKTRPHDVEMGQVNSDGHHHGSSRSGKQQSRRHGLF; this is encoded by the exons ATGGCGAACGTATTAGCGAAGATGGTCAGCAAGAAGATTCTGGGAGAGTCGCTCCAGAACAAATTTGGCAAAGAG GATCCGTACTTTGAGCAGGTCCCAGCAACCAGGCTCGACGGGCGGCCTACTGGCAAAttcaagaagcgcaagaaggcCCTGCCGCCAGGCATCTCAGAGCACGATGGCCAAGTCTTGACCAAAGTCAAGCGACGAGCATATCGTCTGGACATGTCCCTTTTCAACTTTCTGGGGATCCGATTTGGCTGGAGCAGCGTTATCGGTTTGGTCCCTGC GGCTGGCGATGCACTCGATGCCTTCATGGCATTCATGGTGTACAGGACATGCTGTCAAGTGGAAGGGGGTCTCCCAACCTCCGTGAGGATCCATATGCTGATCAACATCATTCTGGATTTCGTCGTTGGGCTGGTTCCATTCCTTGGTGATCTGGCCGACGCGTTGTTCCGTGCAAACACCCGCAATGCAGCACTGCTTGAGGAGCACCTACGtcaaaagggcaaaaaggaATTGCGAAAGAGCGGCCAGCCAATCCCAACCATTGATCCCAGCAGCGCTGAAGAATACGACAGGATCCAGCGAGAGGATCCTCCCGAATATCAGTCGAACCCTCCGTCTCGCCGAGAGTCTCCATCTCAGTATAATGACCGGCATTATAAGGAGCCGAGAGCCCCCGATGCCGCCCGGGTCCGCGATGACCGTGGCTATCTTGGCCGCAACAAGACTCGTCCACATGATGTTGAGATGGGCCAAGTCAATTCAGATGGTCATCACCACGGCTCAAGTCGCTCTGGCAAGCAGCAGAGTAGGCGACACGGATTGTTCTAG
- a CDS encoding uncharacterized protein (BUSCO:EOG092D28YM) encodes MAQKQMQLEDWLDDLCVRFIINLPQEDLSSVARLCFQVEEAQWFYEDFIRPLDPTLPSMTLRTFCLRIFQHCPLLASFSVENHIKAFEEFLQYKTRVPVRGAIMLNQDLDSVVLVKGWKKGASWSFPRGKINKDEDDLDCAVREVYEETGLDLREAGLVPNEGKPIYIEIPMREQHLRLYVFRDVPMDTVFQPRTRKEISKIEWYKLSDLPTLKKKGPQNNNHQYDSSAGTNANKFYMVAPFLVPLKKWIVSQKKNDAKRATGGVPQAHPVRHHQHMPIEEDPTEDEAWAPNNVPAAAPTIESLDGATRELHRLLNLQPSAQPSIEPAVQPSAQPSAQPSAPPSIEALLAQAQASRAQTQQAQTQQAQAIQTTAAPPSIEALLAQAQAMRAQNQQAQAMQQPTSVASRDKGSALLSLLQSPSSSQLPNALSSLKLAEAGQPRNAQANANAMPQLIPNSHSQPPNFAPPPHQSSAALNLLQNLNGGVSNGAPRNYPAHPGHTITTQQTFTATSTIKADPLQPPRILQRGESLEQAQPAGPAEQAKPNFTPFAGLYDNLGQPRPGQVVQPSPSALPIPMSSQTQTTQYTASNYNYKPNVSPEQKRALLSLFGTPAKAAADAQQSGPAASGHSMPRMGSISGPIADGQRNAPPSRNSNATPISQADQSFLLGYLQSVTKNAAR; translated from the exons ATGGCTCAGAAACAGATGCAGCTGGAAGACT GGCTGGACGATCTCTGCGTCCGGTTCATCATCAACCTTCCCCAGGAAGACTTGTCTTCGGTTGCCCGATTGTGCTTCCAAGTTGAAGAGGCACAATGGTTCTACGAAGATTTCATCCGGCCGCTCGATCCGACCCTCCCGTCCATGACACTGCGCACATTTTGTCTACGAATCTTCCAACACTGCCCGCTGCTAGCCTCGTTTTCGGTCGAGAACCATATCAAGGCATTTGAAGAGTTTTTGCAGTACAAGACTCGCGTGCCGGTCCGCGGTGCCATCATGCTCAACCAAGACTTGGATTCAGTAGTTCTCGTCAAAGGCTGGAAGAAAGGGGCCAGCTGGAGTTTCCCTCGAGGCAAGATCAACAaggacgaagatgatctTGACTGCGCCGTCAGGGAAGTCTACGAGGAGACCGGCCTGGACCTCCGAGAGGCTGGACTGGTACCAAACGAGGGTAAGCCTATATACATTGAAATCCCTAtgagagagcagcatctTCGCCTATATGTCTTTCGAGACGTCCCTATGGATACGGTATTCCAGCCTCGAACCAGGAAAGAAATCAGCAAGATTGAATGGTACAAGCTGTCCGATTTACCtacgctgaagaagaagggcccGCAAAACAATAACCACCAGTATGATTCCAGCGCCGGGACCAACGCCAACAAATTCTACATGGTTGCCCCATTCTTGGTCCCTCTGAAGAAGTGGATCGTTagtcagaagaagaacgatGCGAAGAGAGCAACGGGTGGTGTTCCGCAGGCGCATCCTGTCCGCCACCATCAGCATATGCCGATTGAAGAGGATCCTACCGAAGATGAGGCATGGGCTCCCAACAATGTTCCCGCTGCTGCGCCTACGATTGAATCCCTTGATGGAGCCACCCGGGAATTGCATCGCCTGCTAAACTTGCAGCCATCTGCTCAACCGTCCATTGAGCCAGCCGTTCAGCCATCTGCTCAGCCATCCGCTCAGCCATCCGCTCCACCATCTATTGAGGCGTTACTTGCACAAGCACAGGCTTCGCGAGCACAAACTCAGCAGGCGCAAACTCAGCAAGCTCAGGCTATACAGACAACCGCCGCTCCACCATCTATCGAAGCCTTGTTAGCCCAGGCACAAGCTATGCGAGCACAAAATCAGCAAGCTCAGGCTATGCAACAACCTACGTCAGTCGCTTCAAGAGACAAGGGCAGTGCACTACTATCTCTTCTCCAATCCCCTAGTTCGTCACAGCTACCAAACGCACTCTCGTCTCTCAAGCTAGCGGAAGCAGGGCAGCCTCGAAACGCCCAagccaatgccaatgctATGCCTCAGCTTATTCCCAACAGCCACTCACAACCTCCCAACTTTGCTCCACCTCCGCACCAATCATCTGCTGCATTGAACCTCTTGCAAAATTTGAATGGAGGCGTGAGTAACGGAGCACCGCGTAACTACCCTGCTCACCCTGGACATACTATCACGACACAGCAAACTTTTACTGCAACCTCTACCATCAAGGCAGATCCATTGCAGCCACCTCGTATCCTCCAGAGAGGAGAGTCTCTGGAACAGGCCCAGCCAGCTGGCCCAGCAGAACAAGCCAAGCCCAATTTTACTCCATTCGCAGGGCTTTACGACAATCTAGGACAGCCCCGGCCTGGACAAGTGGTCCAACCGTCGCCTTCTGCCCTGCCCATCCCCATGAGCTCTCAAACTCAAACAACGCAATATACGGCATCCAACTACAATTACAAGCCAAATGTGTCTCCGGAACAGAAGCGggcgcttctctctctctttggaaCGCcagccaaagctgctgcagacgcACAGCAATCTGGACCAGCTGCGAGCGGGCATTCCATGCCTCGGATGGGATCGATATCTGGACCGATTGCTGATGGGCAACGGAATGCGCCGCCATCTCGCAATAGCAATGCGACGCCGATATCGCAGGCCGACCAAAGCTTTTTGTTGGGTTATTTGCAGTCTGTGACGAAGAATGCTGCGCGTTAA